Within the Arachis duranensis cultivar V14167 chromosome 10, aradu.V14167.gnm2.J7QH, whole genome shotgun sequence genome, the region GAGTGATGCCGGCCTTTTTCCACTTGTCCATTTGACACcacatttcttttgttttgtccACTTTCCTATAGCCATTTTGCCAAGTAATGGTTACCTGGTGTGTGGATaaatacaattattatgaaCATGATAATAACTGAAGTGTAGGAAGAGGATTTTGCTTGATTTTATGTAAgcttgcatatttttttatcatcatattcttttgttgttaagACATGTGAACACTACactctttgatttatttaagTTCGTTATCATTCCAATTTAGGTATATGAActtcatctctctctctctctctctctctctctctctctctctctctcttctttttttcttcggGGGTGGGGTTGTTGTTGTTATAGGCCTTATTTACTGGATAGCAGCTACCATATATGTTTTGTATGCTAATTTTGAAGTTCTTTTGTGTCAGAATTTAGATGGGATAAGTGACATTCGGGATGAAAGTGATCGCTCTGGAATGCGTATAGTCATTGAGGTAACATATATGTCTCTACTTGTTCAAATGTTGCTTGTGAACAGACAAAACTATAAAAAGAGATGAGAAAACTATATTATTGATTACTGTGTTAGACTAAATTCATCCACTTTGCAGCTAAAGCGGGGAGCAGACCCTTTGATTGTTTTGAATAATCTATATCGCTTAACATCACTTCAGTCTACATTTAGCTGCAACATGGTGGGGTAAGTACGTTCTAGTTTACAAATTTTGTCCATTTAAAATATTCTAACCAATGAACCTTGGGATAGAATTTTGATGGTTGATTGCAGCTATTTTAGTTAAGGGAACTATGAAGAATATGTGTTTCTTtggtatataaatttaattccANNNNNNNNNNNNNNNNNNNNNNNNNNNNNNNNNNNNNNNNNNAATTATACGGGGTATTTTGGAGTCTTTGAGTAACATAGAACTGACTTTATGGATATATGAGATTTGACAACAAAGTTTACGTAATTTTTATCACATTGCTATCAAACCAGCTATCAAACCAGCTATGTTATATGGGGCGGAGCTTGGGGCAACAGAAGGTgaacatgaaaacaagcttagTATGGATGACATAAGGAATTTCAAATTGCTCTATCTAGTAAAGGAATTTTCTCTTCTAGGAGATATAGGGCCCATCTGGATAAAGTGTTTTGTGTTTGGACATGCAATAACAGAAGTGCTTGTCTTgagtgtctttttttttttttttgtgatgctAGATATTTGACTTCCTGAAAGCATACACTGTTTTTGATTCATGTTGTTGTGTCCACTCATTAGACCAGACTTTGTTATCATTGTTGTATTGTTTCTCTCTTCGTGCTTATGTTGTTATTATCATGATgtttcatttatatttcttatcATAATATGAACGCTTTTTGTTTGCTATCTCTGTAGTATTCTTAACGGGCAACCCAAACAAATGGGGCTGAAGGAATTACTTCAGGTAGGTACTGGCAGTAGCTGACCTCACAATAGtgcttatcatatctttttcgtTGATATTTGTAGAAAGTGAGGTATTTATGTTTAATGTTACAACTTGACTCAGAATATATGGAGGAGACTTAGAACTTATAGTGTATTCATGGACCAAAACTAGTATGAAGTATAATAGTCTCCACATGGATGCTGACTTATATAGAGaaacaaagagagagagagagagagagagagagagagagagaggatatTGGCTgtttgttgagaagatgatgtgGTTTTACTCAAGACAAACATTCTCTGTCAAGTTTTTTTCAACAAAATAGGTGCTTGGTTCTGTCATGATGAACGGCTGTTCTTGTCCTCCTCAAATGTCAATATGTCATGGCCTCATGGGACAAAAGATCCTAGGTGGTGATCTATATAATTTCCAGGCAGTAGTATATAGCATAATACAGTTGCCTGCTTTAACTAATTCTAACTATATTATAAAAGAACATCATTTGCTGCTAACTGCTGGTTATATTCTGATATTGTTCCATAGATTCGgcaaattatttttgtccaatTGCCTAATATTAACTTCACTCCAGGCATTCATAGACTTCAGATGCACTGTTGTTGAGAGGCGTGCAAGATTTAAGCTTTCCCATGCACAAGCGAGAAGACATATTGTTGAGGTATGTGATAGATTTTGTAACGTTTGTCTACAGTTgcattttcttgtgttttttatGTGCATAGGGAGAATAAAGTTTTCAGGCATATACCACCAGTGGAGTagttattcttgtgtgtttcatGTTTCAATTGGTTTAAAAGTGATAGCTGTAGAAACCTTTGTGACACCAAAGATGTATTGTTTTCCCAATGAAAGCATTTGCTGTTGCATTAGAATTACCAGCATATGCTGTATTGGATGAAGACATCATCATTGGTCAATGAGAGTGATGACATGGTTAGCTGGAACTTTTCTTGATAGGAGTCGGTCCTCCAAGGATTGTGTCTTTGTAGTTCCTATATACTATGTTGGGGATTTAGTGAATTGCTTGAGAGGAAAATCCCTCTAAGCACTGCTATTCCATACACCATGCAATGGGATCCCAtggatttgatttgataaatatacaaaataaactAATCACTAGATATCAAATTATCATTCAACATTTTCTCTTCTATACATTTtgctaatatatttataattttctgTTATTTGAAATGCCTAAGGAAATATATGCTTTTGGAAAATCTGATGCCTGAAGATTGAACTAGCTTTAGTCTGTTTTACACTTTCATTTTTTCCCCTATGAGCACCTTGGAAGTAAGCATTTTTCCTGAAAACTCAGGGTATTCTTATCGGGTTTGATAATCTGGATCGGGTGATTCACATAATTCGTGAATCTTCAAGTAACTCAATTGCTGCAGCTGCTCTATGTAATGGTAAACTCCTTAATTTTGAAGCATGTTTATCTATTTTGCACGATTTTATTCCTCCTTTAAATGTATATCTTCTAGACATTATCAATTGGAAATTATCCTCTGATTCTTGAAATCCATTAAACTGTGGCTCCAAATGCTCATTCAATCATCTTTTTAATGTGAATTCTCTTATATATATTGCAGAATTCGGCCTCTCTGGGAAGCAAGCTGAAGCTCTTATGGACATTAGCCTTAGAAGGCTGACCCTTCGTGAGGTTTGTTGAACTCATCATACTAATTGCTACACTAGAATAATTTACTTAAAAAAGTTTTCTATAAAAATACTTGTGATAAAGGTAGTGGTAGAATAATAAGTTGTGCTGTGCAGAGTGGAAACTTTGTGGCTGAAAGTAAATCTTTGATGGAACAAATTTTGAAGTTAGAGGAACTGTTATCTAGCAGGAAAAATATACTGGAGGTATGGCTTAAATTCAAGTTATAGGTCTCATTACATATTGTTTTGCCATGTTGGAGATTATTAACCTTTTGTGTTAGCATATTAAGAGTATTTATTCTGTGTGATAATGATGATACTTGATCGTTTTGTGTGGAAATTTGTGGAATTGAATTATTTTCAAGTAAAAACCAATGATTGAAAAGGGATTTTTATAAACCCACGGATTCCTTTCCACACTGATATTCATAACTTCATTATTTCTAATGTGACTAAGGAGTCAAGACATGAAACATTAAACTATTAGTGACACTATCTACATTGCTCATAAACCTTGAGGTCTAGCATGAGTGGTAGTTGTTTGGGTTGCTTAAACGTCATGTCCTGGGTTCGATCCATAGGACAGCATGCAAGTTTCATGGTCAGCCTCCTACCCACCGAAATGTTAACTCAGACGGGGCTAGGGTTAGTCGTTGGCTCTCGGTTGACTGATACCCGAGGGTTTAAGTATATtgacccaaaaaaaatttacattgcTCATAAACgtcatttaattattaataaaaagttaCAAATGGAACTTTTATCTTTTTGGTTTCCCTCCAATTCCTTGTGGCTTAACTTTATTCAAAACCTTCTAATGACCCatatcctctctctctctctagattaTTTCTACTTACTCCCAACTCACTGTTGGCTTTTTGCAATTGTTTAAAGAAATCATTTATTGGAGATGTCTATCTGACCTTTTTCTCATACTTTTAGCTTATTGAACAAGAAGCAATTGAGCTTAAAAATAGGTTTGCCAACCCCAGGCGTTCTACGTTGGAGGACACAGATAATGGTCAACTTGAAGATATTGATATTATCCCAAACGAAGATATGCTATTGGTAGGTGCCAGCAAGAATATAATGCTTAATTTTTACTTAATTCATTTACTGGTCACCAAGTGATTCATGTGCTGCTGATGTTATGTTCTTACTTTCAGGCACTTAGTGAAAAGGGTTATTTAAAGCGGATGAAGCCAAGCACTTTTAACCTACAAAATCGTGGAACAATTGGCAAATCAGTAGGAAAACTGAGGGTGAATGATTCAATGTCTGACTTTCTTGTTTGTCGGGCACATGATCATGTCCTTTATTTCAGGTTGTGTTCCTCTTATGCTTTCAAATATAACATATGCTGCCTTGCTTAATTTTTAGTCCCTTGAGATGGTGACATGGTGTAGAGCGTAGCGGATGAAGACccaagatttttaaaaatttgttgtgTGTAATTTCAAGAGACTTGCATATccagaagcacaaaaagccatgATCAAACTGTGTCTGAACCTAACAACTGAAGCATAAATTGTTAATTAGGAACCACATTACATAATCAACTATCATCTGTAATTAATATAGTATAACGAATGGAAATATTCACTTCATTTTTCATTGTAATGTGGGTAGGACCTGGACTTAGTTGTATTGGTATGTACATTCTTCCCTAAACAGCTTTCCTGAGTTTACAGACTTCCTAAGTAGGCTTTGTTTAGTTAACCCTTTGTCAAGGGAGTAAAATGATAGTGACTTCATTATGTAtcatttgttttttattctcttaattGTACTCATTATTTTACTTGTCAGTATGTAAATCGTTGTATTTCAGCTGATGTAGTTGCATTCAAATATGGAATGGCttgtgaaatttaaatttcagtGATAAGGGAACGGTATACTCGGCTCGTGCATACAAAGTTCCTGAATGTAGCCGGACTGCTGCTGGCACCCCACTTGTTCAGGTatctatttattaatattattgctctctctctctctctctctttgggACAGATATATCATGAATGAACTCTTTCAGAAGTTTAAACTGTTAAGTTGAGGCATATAGATGGTTTTAAATTGAGACAGCATCCGTTCAGTACTGGTTTTGGGCTTGAAGTGAGAAATTTGCACATGTTCAGTTTgtgttttgaaatttaaaatattgaagAAGGGACAACGTGGGTTAAATTGATGATCATTTGTGTTCTAATATCAGGTTATGAACCATTTTTACAAaagttttaattgtttaaatagaggcatataaataatttttttatataattattagtaaatATCTTAAAATTGCCAAAAAGATTCGGATGAACTCATGTAGCTGTAGTAAAACTTGATTCCAACTCCCTAACAAAGCAAATGAATAATAGATACTTGACCCATTTATTTTGTAGTGAGCTCAATACtttgtttaaagaaaaaatcaaaagtatTACTGAATGGATTAATGTCACAATTTTATTAACTGTATGTTAAGAGTTCCTATTGGAGGAAGTTGATCCCTAGTTACAAAACTTGAGAACGTTTGCTAGAACGAAAAGTGGGCATACACATTAAGGGGGTGCAATAAAAGGGTTCGGATGCTAAACGGGATATTGAGGTTAAGATTTTAACATTCATACCAATAAAGAATTATTAGCCTAATTTATCGAGAGTGGGGAAACATTTGTGATTTCTATGCTTGGGAGAAAAGACTTTGAATGGTATTATCTTATCCTAATATTTTGCTGTAATTTTTTATCAACTGTTGGTCAAAATCTGATCTGAAGCACAAGTTGGTGATAATAACTACATGTTATTTGTTTTTAACATTTGAGCCAGATATTATCTTTGTCTGATGGTGGAAGGATAACGTCCATTATTCCTGTGAGTGAGTTTGCTGAAGATCAGTTTTTGCTGATGCTCACCATGCAAGGCTACATCAAGAAAGTTCCCTTGAATGCTTTTTCATCAATCCGGTCGACCGGGATCATTGCAATTCAGTTGGTTTGTTTTTCCAGACTGAGttctcttcatccaaattcTATTGTAGATCTTCTAGATTAGTTGTTAACATGATTGCCTTAAGTATTATTCATTGTTTAACTTGAAAGGTTCCTGGCGATGAGCTGAAGTGGGTCCGTCGTTGCACAAATGATGATGTTGTGGCGATGGCTTCACACAATGGAATGGTCATACTTAGCTTATGCAGCAAGGCAAGTTTCTGCTTGTTATTTCTACTAAATGCAGAACTaacttttgaattttgtaaacaTTGACATATAAGCAAATCATACATTGTTTACTTAAAGCTTTGCATTAATCTTAGGTTTTTATGTGTGtgtatatttttgttctttattgtTGAAATTGATTGCTTATACTATATGGAATTGTCTCCATGTCAGTGAATTTGTTCATTTTATAGAGAATTAAAGCTTGGCATTAATCATATGTTGTTTCTTCAAGAAATGACATGTGATGTAACTTTCTCAAACAGGCTATGCCCATGTGATGTGAATAAATACTGTCAGAATTAACTGTTGAATAGCAGTATTTTGTTTTGACACAACTACATTGTTTAACCTCAGATTCGCACACTTGGAAGAAGTACAAGGGGGGCGCTAGCAATGAGACTGAAAGAAGGGGATAGGATGGCCAGTGTGGATATCATACCTGCAGCATTGTGGAATGACATGGAAAACTCCTCAAAGTTTCCTGGGAGCAAGTAATAATGCCAAGCCACTGAATTGTTTGTGAATTTGATAACTGCTAGTGTTTTGAGGTTTCTATTTGACTTGGGTAGACTTGTTAATAAGCTAAAAAAGTGTTGTAATCTAGTTGTTTGGTAACAATTTGTTATATTTTCTGTCTTTATTCACCAAATTATTTAAATGCTTAGATATCatatacttttatttgttctttatCTCTTGAATGTCCCTTGATGAACTGATATGAACACTAGTCTTTGTGAAGGCAATGCTGGAGTAATTTATCACGTTGTCTAATTTGCTTACTATATGCCTGCAGTGCAAAAAGCCAAAAAGGGCCATGGTTGTTGTTTGTGTCTGAAAGTGGCTATGGAAAACGGGTTCCTTTAAGCAGTTTCCGGATTTCACCTTTGAATCGAGTTGGTTTGATTGGATACAAGGTAATTCAACCATCACTCAGTTGTCAACTTCAACAGTATGAACTTGTCTGTTCTTTTAAAACGTGTGTTTCTTTGTTGGTTATTCAGTTTGCGGCTGAGGATCGCTTGGCTGCTGTTTTTGTGGTTGGATTCACATTAGCAGGTATTTTTTCTCAGTATTGCACTTAGTACGACATCCTTGGTTCCAGTTTCGATcattagttatttttgtttaatgtCGGTGCTGTTATTGTGATTTAAATTGTGTACTTGTGAGATTTCATTTAGTATCATTATCTGTATGACTGTATCAGAGGATGGCGAAAGTGATGAACAAGTGGTTCTTGTAAGCCAAAGTGGTACAGTCAACAGAATCAAGGTCCGGGATATTTCTATACAGTCTCGATTTGCAAGGTAAGATAAGGATTTCTTCTATTATATTAGCagcttgttttaatttttccgAATGGAGTTTAATTCTTGAGTAGATTAATATAAACAAATCAATCAAGATATTTAGGGGAAACAAATATGCCTCCAAAGAAATAAAACAAGCAAAGATCTCTTTCATATATGAATGTTTGACTGGTTTCTGAGTGTATGTATATATGTCTGGTTTGGGTCTACCGATGATGTAATGTACCAATGTGTGTG harbors:
- the LOC107471854 gene encoding DNA gyrase subunit A, chloroplastic/mitochondrial, encoding MAFPSALRLSTILRLSPFAPSRLPWLCQTPSSDLRFLSVSSRRLSRRPVAPVQARRREEAAAAAQDGNGSVMVKDSGSDGRIVLTELHKEATEAYMAYAMSVLLGRALPDVRDGLKPVHRRILFAMHELGLSSKKPFKKCARVVGEVLGKFHPHGDSAVYDSLVRMAQDFSLRCPLIQGHGNFGSVDADPPAAMRYTECRLEELTEAMLLADIEQDTVDFVPNFDNSQKEPSLLPSRLPTLLLNGSSGIAVGMATNIPPHNLGELVDVLCVLIHNPEATLQELLEYMPGPDFPTGGLIMGNLGILEAYRTGRGRVVVRGKTDIELLDSKTKRAAVIIKEIPYQTNKAALVGKIAELVENKNLDGISDIRDESDRSGMRIVIELKRGADPLIVLNNLYRLTSLQSTFSCNMVGILNGQPKQMGLKELLQAFIDFRCTVVERRARFKLSHAQARRHIVEGILIGFDNLDRVIHIIRESSSNSIAAAALCNEFGLSGKQAEALMDISLRRLTLRESGNFVAESKSLMEQILKLEELLSSRKNILELIEQEAIELKNRFANPRRSTLEDTDNGQLEDIDIIPNEDMLLALSEKGYLKRMKPSTFNLQNRGTIGKSVGKLRVNDSMSDFLVCRAHDHVLYFSDKGTVYSARAYKVPECSRTAAGTPLVQILSLSDGGRITSIIPVSEFAEDQFLLMLTMQGYIKKVPLNAFSSIRSTGIIAIQLVPGDELKWVRRCTNDDVVAMASHNGMVILSLCSKIRTLGRSTRGALAMRLKEGDRMASVDIIPAALWNDMENSSKFPGSNAKSQKGPWLLFVSESGYGKRVPLSSFRISPLNRVGLIGYKFAAEDRLAAVFVVGFTLAEDGESDEQVVLVSQSGTVNRIKVRDISIQSRFARGVILMRLDHAGKIQSASLISATDCEPDEVLAITQS